From Tiliqua scincoides isolate rTilSci1 chromosome 2, rTilSci1.hap2, whole genome shotgun sequence, the proteins below share one genomic window:
- the TSEN2 gene encoding tRNA-splicing endonuclease subunit Sen2, producing MTEAVFRPPRRKKRVYESYDSPFPICGSDFKICRAEVINNNVIVKNPEDIEQLYSKGFFGKGILSRSQPAYNISDPVLVAKWKDVRLNMPIISSKKYHCHVEWAKSLMREQGLDDCTINATILNYTEPLNLNQEAEQNSEPQVEETTEDKPNFLVTSAETNGKKVACSEGESCYDPLCKYGSNDSDIAGFQAVAKTHSANSYPFSSQDDFMKQESHSVISKEYNHEYVLVEEEESDLCLEEETSEKLNLMKSKKLVCRKNPFRIFEYLQLSLEEAFFLVYALGCLSVYYNEVPLSVLKLWTFFSDVQPNFRTLYMAYHHFRAKGWVPKIGLKYASDLLLYRKGPPFYHASYSVIAELVVDDDFEGSSQRPFNWKSLCGLNRTTANVSKELMFCYLIKPSNMTEKEMASPECLKRIKVQELILNRWVSSRERSEQEEL from the exons ATGACAGAAGCAGTTTTCCGACCcccaagaagaaagaaaagggtgtACGAATCATATGATTCTCCATTTCCTATTTGTGGAAGTGATTTCAAAATATGTCGGGCTGAAGTTATTAACAACAATGTAATTGTGAAGAATCCTGAAGATATAGAACAGCTATATAGCAAG GGATTTTTTGGAAAAGGTATTTTATCCAGAAGTCAGCCAGCATACAATATTTCAGATCCTGTTTTGGTTGCTAAGTGGAAAG atGTCAGGTTAAACATGCCAATAATCTCATCAAAAAA gTACCATTGTCATGTAGAATGGGCTAAAAGTCTAATGCGGGAACAAGGACTTGATGACTGCACAATTAATGCAACTATTCTAAATTACACTGAGCCACTTAATCTGAATCAAGAAGCTGAACAAAATAGTGAGCCTCAGGTTGAAGAGACTACTGAAGATAAACCAAATTTTTTAGTGACTTCTGCTGAAACAAATGGGAAGAAGGTTGCCTGTTCGGAAGGCGAATCATGTTATGACCCATTATGCAAGTATGGTTCTAATGATTCAGATATAGCAGGCTTTCAAGCTGTTGCTAAAACTCATTCAGCAAACTCATATCCATTCAGTTCACAAGATGACTTTATGAAACAAGAATCTCATTCTGTGATCAGCAAAGAATATAATCATGAGTATGTGTTGGTGGAAGAAGAAGAATCAGATTTGTGTCTGGAAGAAGAAACTAGTGAGAAGTTAAAT TTGATGAAAAGCAAAAAGTTAGTATGCAGAAAAAATCCATTCCGGATTTTTGAATATCTGCAGCTCAGTCTAGAGGAG GCTTTTTTCTTGGTCTATGCCCTGGGATGTTTAAGTGTATATTACAATGAG GTACCTTTATCTGTTTTGAAGCTGTGGACATTTTTTAGTGACGTGCAACCCAACTTTAGGACTCTGTACATGGCATATCACCATTTCCGTGCTAAAGGGTGGGTCCCTAAAATTGGACTGAAGTATGCATCTGATCTCT TGCTGTATCGAAAAGGACCTCCTTTTTACCATGCCAG TTACTCTGTGATTGCTGAGTTAGTTGTGGATGATGACTTTGAGGGGTCATCTCAGAGACCTTTCAACTGGAAGTCTTTGTGTGGCTTGAACAGAACTACAGCAAATGTTTCTAAG GAACTTATGTTCTGCTATTTGATTAAACCATCTAATATGACTGAAAAAGAAATGGCATCACCTGAATGTCTCAAAAGAATTAAAGTGCAG